Genomic window (Leptotrichia sp. oral taxon 212):
ATAGAGGAAATAATTAATATAAAGGGAATTCCGCTGGTACTGACAGATACTGCAGGAATAAGAAAAACAGAAGATATAGTAGAAAATATCGGGGTGGAGAAATCAAAGAAATTTATTGAAAATGCAGATCTTGTACTGCTTGTGCTTGATGCTTCAAGGGAGCTTGAAAGCGAGGACAGGGAAGTAATCCAGGAAATACAGAACAATAATAAGAAAACGATAGTACTTTTAAATAAGATAGACCTTGAAAGAAAAATAGAGCTTGATGAATTCGGACTTGAAAATATTCTGGAAATATCTGCAAAGGACAATATAGGAATAGAAGACATGGAGGAAAGAATATACTCGTATATAGTTGAGGAAAAGGTAGAGGATTCATCTGAAAAGCTTATAATAACAAATATACGGCATAAGACTGCACTGGAAAAGACAAAGGATGCAATAAGAAATATTTTTGAAACAATAGATGCTGGAATGCCTATGGATCTCATTTCAGTAGATCTGAAGGAAGCACTTGACTCACTTTCGGAAATAACAGGAGAAATTTCATCTGAAGATATTCTGGATCATGTTTTTGGAAACTTCTGTGTTGGAAAATAAAAAAACAAACATTTATAAAAATAAAAATACTAATAATACAAATGCTAAACTAAAATATATATTGTAAAATAAAAGGATAAATTGAGAAAAACGAAATAAGAAATAAACGGAGGAAAAAATGTCTAATAATTATGGAGCCGAGGATATAAGGGTACTGGAAGGACTGGAAGCTGTAAGGGTAAGACCGGGAATGTACATAGGATCAACTTCTTCAAAAGGACTTCATCACCTTGTATGGGAGGTAGTGGATAACAGTGTCGATGAGGCTCTGGCTGGAATATGCGACAACATATCTGTAAAAATATTACCTGATAATGTTATAGAAGTTATGGATAATGGAAGAGGAATACCTATAGGAATGCATGAAACAGGAAAATCAACGCTTGAAGTTGTAATGACTGTACTTCACGCAGGAGGAAAATTTGACAATGACAACTATAAAGTATCAGGAGGACTTCACGGAGTAGGAATTTCAGTCGTAAATGCCCTCTCTGAATGGGTGGAGGCTACAGTTACAAGAGATGGAAAGACAGTAAGACAGACGTTTAAAAGAGGGATACCTGTAAGTGATCCTGTCCAGATAGCTGAAGCTCCGGAAGATAAGCATGGAACAGTTATAAGATTTAGGGCTGATGATGAAATATTTGAAACGACAGTTTATGATTATTCTGTCCTTGAATCCAGACTGAAAGAGCTTGCCTATCTAAATAAAGGGCTTAAAATAACACTTTCTGACGAAAGAAACAGTGAAAATATAAAATCTGAGGAATTTCTGTTTGAGGGAGGTATAAAAGACTTCCTGAATGAAATAACAGATGAGGAAAAAATTTCAGATGAAATAATATATATGAGCGATACATATAAAATTCAGGAAGAAGAAGACATTGAAACAACTGATTCTGAGGGAAATACTGTAAAAAAACATAAATCTGCTAAATTTGTAGAAGTGGAAATTGCGATGGCATATACAGTATCCCAGAAGGAAAATGTATATTCCTTTGTAAATAACATAAATACATATGAAGGCGGAACTCATGTAAGTGGATTCAGGACAGCACTTACAAGGACTATAAATGACATTGCGAAGCAGATGAATATTATAAAGGAAAAAGATGGATCTTTTCAGGGTTCTGATGTAAGGGAAGGGCTTTTCTGCGTAATAAGTGTAAAAATACCTGAACCTCAGTTTGAAGGACAGACAAAGACTAAGCTTGGGAACAGTGAAGTGACTGGAATAGTTTCAAATATTGTGGGAAATAACCTTAAAGTCTATCTTGAAGACCATCCGAAGGAAGCAGAAAAAATAATTGAAAAAATGTCAATGTCAAAAAAGGCAAGGGAAGCGGCAAAAAAAGCCAGGGAACTTGTACTCAGAAAAAACAGCCTTGAAGTGGGATCGTTACCTGGAAAGCTTGCCGACTGTTCTTCAAAGGATCCTTCCGAGTCGGAAATATTCATAGTTGAAGGGAACTCTGCGGGAGGTTCTGCAAAGCAGGGAAGAGACAGAAGATTTCAGGCGATACTGCCTCTGAGGGGAAAAATACTGAATGTAGAAAAATCAGGAATAAACAGGGCACTGGAAAATGCAGAAATAAGAGCGATGATAACAGCATTCGGGGCAGGATTCGGAGAAGAAATGGATATTTCCAAACTGAGATATCATAAAATAGTAATAATGACGGATGCCGATGTGGATGGAGCACACATAAGAACCCTTATGCTGACATTCTTTTACAGACATCTGAGAGAGCTTATAAATGAAGGATATATATACATAGCGCAGCCGCCTTTATATAAAATTCAGTCAGGAAAGGCAATAAAATATGCATATTCTGATGATCAGCTTAAGCAGGTTACAAAATCACTTGAAAATGAAAATAGAAAATATACAATTCAGAGATATAAAGGGCTTGGAGAAATGAATCCTGAACAGCTGTGGGAAACAACACTTGATCCTGAGGTAAGAACGCTTCTGAAAGTTTCAATGGAAGATGCTTCGTATGCCGACAAGATGTTTAACATACTTATGGGGGACAAGGTGGAACCTAGGAGACAGTTTATTGAGGAAAATGCAAATTATGTAAGAAATCTGGATATATAATAATTAATAAATTTATAAAAAATTATATATGTTTAAGTCTTATTATTCTTTAATTTTATAAAAAATATAGAATTTAAAGTTTAAATAATGAATGCAGATTCAGGAAATTTTTTCAGAATAAGGAGATTGGAATGGGAATTAGTATAAGAAGAGCAATAATAAGTGATATTCCAGGATTAAATGAACTTCTGCACCAAGTACACAAAGTACATGCTGATAAGAGACCTGATTTATTTAAGGAAGGAAAAAAGAAGTATAATGAGGAAGAACTGAAAAAAATTATAAATAATTACAGAGAGCCAGTTTTTGTAGCAGTGGATGAAAAAAAGAATCTACTAGGACATGTATTTTGTATATTTAAGGAAAATAAGAAGGAAAGCCTGGCAGATATAGTTACGCTTTTTGTTGATGATCTGTGTGTAAGTGAAAAAGCAAGAGGAAAAGGAATTGGTGCAAAGCTTTACGAATATGTTGTGAACTTTGCCTTAAAAAATGGATGCTATAATGTGACACTTGATGTATGGTCATGTAATGAACAGGCTATAAAATTTTATGAAAAATGCGGAATGAAAGTTCAGAAAGTTATAATGGAAAAAATACTGAATTAGAGATTGATAAATTGAAAAATAAAACGAAAGGAGAAGTATAACCTGAAAAGAAATAATTACGGAAGAAAATCCATAATTATTTGAAGTTATACTGAAATGATATAATGTCGGATAATTTTTTTGATGATGACGAAAGAGAAGATGAAATAGAAGATGTCATTGAAGAAACAGATGAAAATGATGACAGGGAAATTGTTGTAGAAGGAATGACAAAGGCTACGGATCTTTCCAATGAAAGTAATGTATACATAGAAGATGAGATAAAATCAGCATATCTGGACTATTCAATGAGCGTTATTGTGAGCAGGGCACTGCCTGATGTACGTGATGGACTGAAACCTGTGCACAGAAGAATTCTGTTTGCAATGAATGATATGGGGATGACTCACAAGGCTCCATTTAAAAAGTCTGCCAGAATCGTCGGAGACGTTCTTGGTAAGTATCACCCTCATGGAGACAGTGCCGTATATGGTGCAATGGTAAGAATGGCACAGGATTTTAACATGAGATATGAGCTTGTTGACGGACATGGAAACTTCGGTTCAGTTGATGGTGATGAAGCCGCAGCAATGAGATATACTGAGGCGAGAATGGCAAAAATAACGGAAGAGCTGCTTGCCGATATAAATAAGGATACAATTGACTACAGAAAGAACTTTGATGAAAGTCTGGATGAGCCTACGGTTCTTCCTGCCAAACTTCCTAACCTGCTTTTAAACGGAGCAACAGGAATCGCAGTAGGAATGGCTACCAATATACCGCCGCACAACCTGAATGAAGTATGTGACGGAATAATTGCCATGGTTGATAATCCTGAAATAACAATTGATGAACTGATGACTCATATAAAAGGTCCGGATTTTCCTACAGGAGCAATAATAAATGGAAGACAGGGAATAATAGATGCCTACAAAACTGGAAGAGGAAAAATAAAAGTTGCGGCTAAAATTGATGTTGAAACATCAAAAACCGGAAAAGAGTCGATTATTGTTTCAGAACTTCCTTATCAGGTAAACAAGGCAAGACTTATAGAAAAGATTGCCGATCTTGTAAGACAGAAAAAACTTACAGGAATTTCTGACCTTAGGGATGAATCAGACAGGGAAGGAATAAGGGTAGTTATAGAGCTTAAAAGAGGCGAAGAAAGTGAACTTATACTGAACAGCCTTTATAAGTATACTGATTTACAGAATACATTTGGTGTAATAATGCTTGCACTTGTGGATAATACACCGAGAATATTAAATTTAAAACAAATACTTGAAAATTATTTAAAACATAGATATACTGTAATTACAAGAAGGGTCCAGTTTGAGCTGAACAAGGCTGAAGCAAGGGCGCATATATTGGAAGGATTTAGAATAGCTCTTGACAATATAGATGAAGTAATTAGAATAATAAGAGCTTCAAGGGATGCAAATATTGCAAGGGAACAGCTGATGGCAAACTTTGATTTTACGGAAATTCAGGCAAGGGCAATACTGGATATGAGACTGCAGAGACTGACAGGACTGGAAAGAGATAAGATAGATCAGGAATATAATGAGCTTATGCTTTTAATAACAGACCTGAAGGCAATATTGGCAGACGACACAAGAAAATATCAGATAATAAAGGAAGAGACAATGAAACTTAAGGAAGATTTCGGTGATAAGAGAAGAACTGAAATAAGAAAACAGAGAGTTGAAATTGGGATTGAAGATCTGATAAAAGATGAAGATGTCGTAGTGACATTGACAGAAAAAGGATATGTAAAAAGAATGGCAATAGACACTTATCACTCACAAAGAAGAGGCGGAGTAGGTGTAAATGCTACAAATACTGTAGAAGATGATATTATAAAAGATATGTATATTGCTAAAAATCTTGATACACTGCTCATATTTACAACAAAAGGAAAAGTATTCAGTATGAAAGTGTATGAGATACCTGAATCTGGTAAGCAGGCAAGAGGTAAGCTTATAAGCAATCTGATTAAACTTTCAAGTGATGAAAAGGTAAGTACGGTAATAAAAGTACGTGAATTTGAGGAAAATAAGAAACTGTTCTTCATTACAAGAGAAGGAAAAGTTAAGAAAACAGATCTTACACTGTTTGCAAATATAAATAAAGCAGGAATAAGAGCGCTTACATTAAATGACGAAGATGAACTGACTTATATCGGACTTACAAACGGAAATCATAAAAATGAAATATTTATAGCTACAAGAAACGGTGTTGCAATAAGATTCTCTGAAGAGGACGTAAGAAGTATGGGAAGAACTGCTGCCGGAGTAAAAGGAATAGATCTTAGAAAAGATGACATTGTTGTTGCAGCTGCAATTATTGATCCTACAGTAGGAGAAGAGGAATTTAATAAACTGAGTGTTCTTACAGTAACAGAAGAAGGATATGGAAAAAGAACTAAACTTGATGAATATAGAGTTCAGTCAAGAGGAGGAAAAGGAATAATCAACTTGAAAATGAATGAAAAAACTGGAAAAATAGTAGGAGTAAAAATAGTAGATAATGAAACAGAAGTAATGCTTATTACATCAGAAGGAACTCTTATAAGAACACGGGTTGATTCCATATCAGTAATAGGAAGATCAACTTCAGGAGTAAGAATTATGAAGGTAAGAAATAATGAAAAAGTTGCTTCAACTGTAAAAATAACTTCTGAAAAGGAACTGGAAGAAAATTAACATAAAGAAATTACTTTAAATAAACGTTAAATAAAAAAATTATATAAATCTTTTAAGTAGCAGAATCCAGATAAATAATATTAAGAAAAAAAGATATTACGAAAAGAACAGAAGGAGTGATTCAAATGTTATTGAAAAGGGCGTTATTTTTAGTATCTGCAGAAAATGAAGTTGAACCTTTGGTGGAATTTGCCAAAGTATTTAAGAAAAGATACAATGTAAAAGTGGATGCGGTTTATGTGAAGGATATTCTTAAATACGATGTTTTTCCTGTGACTGTCGAAGGAATAGGAATAAATCTGGGAACAAATTTTGCATATAAGGAATTCAGAAACATTGAAAATAAGACTTTTGAAAAGATAAAAGGCCGTCTGGAAGAAGAATTTTCAAAAGTCTACACGAAAGAAGGGGAGTCGGCTGAAGTTGCCTTGGAAGAACTGAAAAAATATGATTTAATGGTTACAGTAAAAAATGAAAAAATAAGTCCATATATGAAGGAACTTCTGAGAAGTATCTATAAGCCTCTTATTGTATTGCCAAACAGGAAAAATTTTAAAATTGAAAATCTTCTTCTTCTTGATGATGGAGCCTACAATGCAAATAAAACATTGTTTACATTTTTCTACATGTTTGACGAACAAAAAGTAAATGTGTTAAGGGTAAATGTTGAGGCAGATGAATCAAATGAAAAATTAAGTGAAAGATTTGGAGATAACTATAATCTGATTCTAAAAGAGGGAGATACCTTCAAAACAATAATGGAAGAGTCAAAAAATTATGATTTTGTGTTAATGGGAGATTTGAGATATACAGTAATGGTAGAAAGAATTACAGGAAAACTTGGAATAAGACTGCTGGAAAATCTCGATGTACCAATATTCATAGTATAAAAATTATGATAAGTTTAAAATAGGAAAACAAAATGTTTATCCAATACAGGGAGGAAAAATAAATGAAAGTTCTGATATGTTCAGACAGTCATACAAGACTTGATTATTTTCAGAAGGTAATGAATCTAGAAGAGCCTGAAATAGTAATCTTTGCCGGAGATCACAGTACAGATGCCATAGATATGGCGCTGGTTTACAGTGAGATTCCTTTTAAGATAGTAAAGGGGAATACCGATTATTATGATCATGATACAAAAGATACTGAAATTTTTGAACTGAATGGGAAAAAAATATTTCTGACACATGGACATCTTTACGGAGTAAAAAGTACAATGAAGGAAATAGAAGCAAGGGCAGAAGAAGTAGAAGCGGATATCTGTATTTTTGGACATACTCATAGGGAATATATGAATGAAAAAAATGATATCATATATTTGAATCCGGGAGCGCTACAGGATAAGAAGTATGTGATTTATAACGGAAAAAAATTTGAGCAGAAAATATTGAAATAAAACACGATATTATTTTGCTTAATAAAGAAATAATTTGAAATAAAAAAAGAACTATATCAAACACATGAAATTAAAGTCAAAGGTAATTTATTTTTTCTGTTTGAATAGTTCTTTTTTTAATATAACTTATAAAAAATATGTTTTATAAAATTTTATCTTTTTGAAACGGAATTATCTGATCCTGAAGTTGAAACAGATGGCTTTCCAGATTTTGTAGGACTTGTTTTGTAGTAAATCTTATTATCAGAGCCTGTTATTGTAATTTTAGCGACGGAATCAACATATATCTTATTGTTAGAACCTGAGACTATAATCATTGATGCATTCCCTTTGATAGTTATCTTGTTATCAGATCCTGCTACAAGAACATTTTCTCCATTTACTGTAATAGTTTTAGTCTGTGAAGAACCGCTTATTGTAACGCCTTTTTCATTTTTATCTTCTGAATTGACATTGCTTCCATCTACACTTATATTTCCATCATTTGAAACATTCACGGAAGGTGCTCCAGGCACATTTATTTTTATCTGATTGCCTACATTTACAGTACCTGCATTTAAAGTGGCTGTAATTGCAAGTGACAGCACTGATAATCTAATAAATTTTTCCATACAAAGACCTCCTAAATTTATTTTTATGTGTATTATACCATTATAATCTTAAATAAAGATAAGAATATTCATATTTTTATGAAATATTCAACAGTAAAAAACTTAGTACAAGAAAATAAAAAGCAGATGAAAATAGAAATATTCTTTCTATCAGACCAAAAATTTTTTTAACAGGAGGAATAATCATTCCTGCCACAACACCTGCTATTGAGATATTAATAATTATGCTGAGTGTAGAAAGCACTGTTATGAGAAAACTGTCCGGAAGTACTGCAGAAAAGGCAGAAGTAAGGTTTACTGCAAGTTTTACAATGGCTGTAAACTGTAAAATAGCAAATAAATAATGCAGTAGTCCTATTTTAGTCCTTTTTTCACCTTCAATGTCTGTTGGAAAGATTAAAACACCGATAACAGTTATGGCTCTTATCATTAAATAAATTATGGCTTCGTGTTTAAAGTGAAAGTCACTTTTCATAAGCAGGAATGCAGCTATTAATGATATGGAACCAGTTACAGAAAGTATTCCTGAAATAATTTGAAATTTTTTAGAATTTCCCACACCATAATCACTGACAGCATGGAATATGGGATTATAATTTTTAAATTTTATATGTAAATAGGTCATTATTACAAAATATCCGATTATACATAAAATATTAACATATAGAAATAAGTTTTTTAAGTCCATTTTTTTCTCCTGTTCTATTCACTGAAAAGAGGTTCATTAAAAATAATTTTACATTCAGAATGTCTATAGTCAGCATTTACACCATAAGGAAGAATGCAACGTGGATAAGCATGTCCAAAGTTTACATTGTAAACTATTGGAATATCGGGATTATCTACAACTTTACATAAAATTTTTTTATATTCTTCGTAGTAGGCTTCATCCTGAGGTTTTCCAGCGATAATACCGCTTAATGAATCAAAAACGACTTTTTCTTTAATTACATTAAGCATCTTTTCATATTCTTCAGGGGAAGATTTTCCTTCAGAAGTTTCAATAAACAGTATTTTATCCCTCCATTCCTCAGATGATGGGAAAATATTATACTTTTCACATATTTCCTTCTGTTCCTTAAATCTGTGTCCTGATATTACGTTATAAAGTGATTCAACGCATCCTCCAAGCAGTTTCCCACTAAAATTTTCATTTCCCTGAAGCAGTTCAAAACCTTTAGTTTCCTTATGGGATATTCTGGGTATACCTATAGATTTTTCTGAAAAGTCAGTTCTTTCTTCGTACCATATGTCGCTTGAAGTTATTTCATTTAAAGTGCTTCCTGTATAAATATTCCAGTATTTTTCCGTATAGGGAAGTATTTCATTCTCAGTTTCTGCAATGTCAGTCAGAAACGAAGGACCGTAAAAAGTCTGAAGACCTAGCCGATGAAACATCATATGATGTACGGAAGTATCAGAAAATCCGGTAAATAGCTTAGGATTTTCCAGTACTATTTTTTTAAATTCCTCATCTTCCATGAGATAAGGAAAAATTTTAAATCCGTCAATTCCACCTAGGGCACATAATATTCCGTTAATGTCAGGATTTTTAAAAGCTTCTTTTAAATCCTGTGCCCTTTTTTCAGGATGCTCTTCCGTATATTTTATACCCTTTAGTGAATTAGGCATAAAAATTACATTTAATCCCATTTTTTTAAGTCTTTCAGTTCCAATTTTTAATTTGTGTTTACAAACATCTTCCCCCAATACCCCTCTTGAAAGACTGACTACAGCTATTGTGTCTCCTTTTTTCAGTTTTTTTGGTTTAACCATAGTTTTCACCTCTCTATATTATAATTATAAATTTTTAATATATCTATTTTTTATTCAGCATAGGTATTACATCTGTTAAACCATCCCTGAAGCCATTTTCTTTCCTTTTTTGAAGGATCTGAGTTATTTACTCTTCGTTGTAGCACAAATTTTGCAGAATTTGAAAATTCAGTCAGTGCAGATTTTCCTGTTTCAGTACCTTTCATATTTTCCAGTACCTGTAGCAATCCCCATCCTTGTCCGTTATATCTTTCTTTTGGATTAGTTCCTTCACCTTTAAAGTTGACATAGTCAATCAGTGGATAAAGACCGTTTGGCGAACTGGCCACCCTGTAAAACTGTTTTCTTACATTTTCCCTGTCATTGGAAACTGCCAGCATTTTTTCAAGGGAGGATTCAAGTCTTTTAAAAATAAACATAATCTGTAAGTCTTTGTTTTCATATAAGAAATTTGTAAGCTCTTCAATATCGGTATCAGGAATTTTTTTAGTTTTTAAATTAATCAATTCCTGTCTGTCTTTCCATGGAGAATATTTATTTTCAGCCATTATTTTTGGTAATTTGACATTTTTAGATTTTAAAAATTCTACCAGCTGAGGAAAGCTTTCTTCAAATATTCCAGGTTCTCCCTGCTTATACCAGATAAAATGACCTATTCCGAGTGAAGGAAAATTTTCTCCCTCATTCCAGTAAACCAGATTTTCCTTTTTGCCTGCTGCTTCGTTTTTGAAGATTTTTTCGCCTATTGCATTTAATTCAGATCTGCTTATATTTGCAAAGATATCTTTTTTTTCTGTAGATACAGATGTTTGTACAGGTTTTGACTTTTTCTTTGAAGCTGATAAATTTGCTGATAAACTGTTTAAGGAACATGAAACTAATAAAGCTGTTAACAATATTTTTGATTTTTTCATTTTGAATACCTCCTGAGTTTTTATTTATTTAATTTTACCACAATAAAAATAGAAAATTCTATGTGTACAAAAATACAAAGTAGAAAATATTATTTAGGAAACATACTTATTTATATAGCCTGTTCAATATAAATAAAGGAATTAGTAAAAAATAAAATAGTTGATTTTTAATTAAGTTTGTGTTATAATAACTCTAGAAAAATGCGTAGGCAAAGGACAAAAAAAGAGAGTGGTTGTAGCACTCTCTTTTCTTTTTACAGATATTTGTCTATTAGAATTTTTAGTAACTCCAATAGCAAAAGTAAAAAGATTTTCATTAGAATCTTTTGTGTAAGCAAAGGACTCACCTCCTTCCATTAGAGGATAAAATATTATAACATAAAATTCTTTTTAAATAAATATAAATTTAATATAAATATAATTTTTTGGCATAATGGAATTAAAAAAAATAGTAAAATATAACAGAACAATACTGAATACAAAGGAGAAAAGTGTCTTAAAATGAAAATTAAAAGAAAAATAGAAGAAAAATTCAAAGAAGAGAAGATATTATATGATTTTTTAAGTAGGGATACGGTGTCTCTTGCTAAAGAACTGCTGGGAAAACTTATTAAAGTGAAATATGGAGAGAGTATACTTTCAGGATATATTGTGGAAACGGAAGCATATCTTGGAAAAGAGGATATGGCATGCCATGGCTACAATGGAAATAGGACTCCAAAAGTGGAGGCACTTTATCAGGAAAAAGGAACAGTTTATATTTATACCATGCACACACATAAAATGCTGAATATTGTTTCAATGGAGGAAGGTAACCCGCATGCAGTGCTTATAAGAGGAATAGAGCCTGCCAAAGGCATGGAAATAATGGAAAAAAATCGTGGCAAGGAAGGAATTCTCGTTGGAAATGGTCCGGGAAAACTGACAAAGGCAATGGGAATAAATGACAAATTTAATATGACAAAAATAGAGAAAATAAATGACAAAATGGGAGAAATCTGTAAAAATATTTTATATATTGATTTTGAAGGAAGCCGTGTTCCGAAAAAAATAGCTTCTTCTGCCAGAATAGGAATTCCGGACAAAGGAATATGGACAGGTAAGAAATTACGATTTTATGTCAGCGGGAATAAATATGTTTCCGGAATGAAAAAAGGGGATTTTAATGAAAACTGCTGGACAAAATAGGCAAATAAGATTTGATTGTAAAAGTTCCTATTTGCCCTTTTATTTTTGAGATAACTTAAAAATAAAGTTAATATTGCCTTTTAAAGTTTCTAATTTATAAAATTACTTAATAACTCTTATTTTTTCTTCAAAAACTTCTCCAACAGAAAAAGTATGTATTTTGTCATCAATAAGTATTTCGAGTTCTCCATTGTAATTTATATTTTTAACGATTCCTGAAAAATAAGCCCTGTTTATTTTAAGATGAACTTTTTTATCCTTTAAATAGCTTATCTGATTAATTTCAAGAAGGATTTCGTCCCATTTTCCGTTCAGAAATTTTTCAAACAGAATTTTAAACTCTTTAATTACTGAAGTGATTATTTCTTTAATATCATAATGTTTACCTGTTACTTCAGAAATGGAACAGGCTGTTTCAGAAAGCTCCTCAGGCAATGAATTATTTATATTTATTCCTATCCCGACAAAAAAGTTGTTTTCAACTTTTTCTACTAGAATACCCGTTATTTTTTTTCCGTAAAGAAAGACATCATTAGTCCATTTAAACATATAGTCAAGATTTTCTATTTTCTTAAGTCCTTTTATGACAGAAAAGCCTGCAAGTAAAGGTAATTTTAAATATTTAGAATCGTTAATGCTGCTATTTTCATCCTTTTTCACAAGAAACGTAAACAGAGCCATTCCTTTTTGTGAAACCCATGTATTTCCCCGTCTTGCCTTACCGAGAGTCTGATTTTCAGCTGTAACTACATCATATTCTTCAAATTTTGAAACATTATTTTTCATAAATTCATTAGTTGAATCAAGAGTTTCATAACTGTATATTTTCATTTTTCTCAGCTCCTGTTCTTTTTTATAATTATATCACAAAAAATATGGTAAAATAT
Coding sequences:
- a CDS encoding DUF998 domain-containing protein — encoded protein: MDLKNLFLYVNILCIIGYFVIMTYLHIKFKNYNPIFHAVSDYGVGNSKKFQIISGILSVTGSISLIAAFLLMKSDFHFKHEAIIYLMIRAITVIGVLIFPTDIEGEKRTKIGLLHYLFAILQFTAIVKLAVNLTSAFSAVLPDSFLITVLSTLSIIINISIAGVVAGMIIPPVKKIFGLIERIFLFSSAFYFLVLSFLLLNIS
- the gyrA gene encoding DNA gyrase subunit A codes for the protein MTKATDLSNESNVYIEDEIKSAYLDYSMSVIVSRALPDVRDGLKPVHRRILFAMNDMGMTHKAPFKKSARIVGDVLGKYHPHGDSAVYGAMVRMAQDFNMRYELVDGHGNFGSVDGDEAAAMRYTEARMAKITEELLADINKDTIDYRKNFDESLDEPTVLPAKLPNLLLNGATGIAVGMATNIPPHNLNEVCDGIIAMVDNPEITIDELMTHIKGPDFPTGAIINGRQGIIDAYKTGRGKIKVAAKIDVETSKTGKESIIVSELPYQVNKARLIEKIADLVRQKKLTGISDLRDESDREGIRVVIELKRGEESELILNSLYKYTDLQNTFGVIMLALVDNTPRILNLKQILENYLKHRYTVITRRVQFELNKAEARAHILEGFRIALDNIDEVIRIIRASRDANIAREQLMANFDFTEIQARAILDMRLQRLTGLERDKIDQEYNELMLLITDLKAILADDTRKYQIIKEETMKLKEDFGDKRRTEIRKQRVEIGIEDLIKDEDVVVTLTEKGYVKRMAIDTYHSQRRGGVGVNATNTVEDDIIKDMYIAKNLDTLLIFTTKGKVFSMKVYEIPESGKQARGKLISNLIKLSSDEKVSTVIKVREFEENKKLFFITREGKVKKTDLTLFANINKAGIRALTLNDEDELTYIGLTNGNHKNEIFIATRNGVAIRFSEEDVRSMGRTAAGVKGIDLRKDDIVVAAAIIDPTVGEEEFNKLSVLTVTEEGYGKRTKLDEYRVQSRGGKGIINLKMNEKTGKIVGVKIVDNETEVMLITSEGTLIRTRVDSISVIGRSTSGVRIMKVRNNEKVASTVKITSEKELEEN
- a CDS encoding DUF3060 domain-containing protein, which codes for MEKFIRLSVLSLAITATLNAGTVNVGNQIKINVPGAPSVNVSNDGNISVDGSNVNSEDKNEKGVTISGSSQTKTITVNGENVLVAGSDNKITIKGNASMIIVSGSNNKIYVDSVAKITITGSDNKIYYKTSPTKSGKPSVSTSGSDNSVSKR
- the gyrB gene encoding DNA topoisomerase (ATP-hydrolyzing) subunit B, translating into MSNNYGAEDIRVLEGLEAVRVRPGMYIGSTSSKGLHHLVWEVVDNSVDEALAGICDNISVKILPDNVIEVMDNGRGIPIGMHETGKSTLEVVMTVLHAGGKFDNDNYKVSGGLHGVGISVVNALSEWVEATVTRDGKTVRQTFKRGIPVSDPVQIAEAPEDKHGTVIRFRADDEIFETTVYDYSVLESRLKELAYLNKGLKITLSDERNSENIKSEEFLFEGGIKDFLNEITDEEKISDEIIYMSDTYKIQEEEDIETTDSEGNTVKKHKSAKFVEVEIAMAYTVSQKENVYSFVNNINTYEGGTHVSGFRTALTRTINDIAKQMNIIKEKDGSFQGSDVREGLFCVISVKIPEPQFEGQTKTKLGNSEVTGIVSNIVGNNLKVYLEDHPKEAEKIIEKMSMSKKAREAAKKARELVLRKNSLEVGSLPGKLADCSSKDPSESEIFIVEGNSAGGSAKQGRDRRFQAILPLRGKILNVEKSGINRALENAEIRAMITAFGAGFGEEMDISKLRYHKIVIMTDADVDGAHIRTLMLTFFYRHLRELINEGYIYIAQPPLYKIQSGKAIKYAYSDDQLKQVTKSLENENRKYTIQRYKGLGEMNPEQLWETTLDPEVRTLLKVSMEDASYADKMFNILMGDKVEPRRQFIEENANYVRNLDI
- a CDS encoding S66 peptidase family protein, coding for MVKPKKLKKGDTIAVVSLSRGVLGEDVCKHKLKIGTERLKKMGLNVIFMPNSLKGIKYTEEHPEKRAQDLKEAFKNPDINGILCALGGIDGFKIFPYLMEDEEFKKIVLENPKLFTGFSDTSVHHMMFHRLGLQTFYGPSFLTDIAETENEILPYTEKYWNIYTGSTLNEITSSDIWYEERTDFSEKSIGIPRISHKETKGFELLQGNENFSGKLLGGCVESLYNVISGHRFKEQKEICEKYNIFPSSEEWRDKILFIETSEGKSSPEEYEKMLNVIKEKVVFDSLSGIIAGKPQDEAYYEEYKKILCKVVDNPDIPIVYNVNFGHAYPRCILPYGVNADYRHSECKIIFNEPLFSE
- a CDS encoding GNAT family N-acetyltransferase, giving the protein MGISIRRAIISDIPGLNELLHQVHKVHADKRPDLFKEGKKKYNEEELKKIINNYREPVFVAVDEKKNLLGHVFCIFKENKKESLADIVTLFVDDLCVSEKARGKGIGAKLYEYVVNFALKNGCYNVTLDVWSCNEQAIKFYEKCGMKVQKVIMEKILN
- a CDS encoding DNA-3-methyladenine glycosylase, whose translation is MKIKRKIEEKFKEEKILYDFLSRDTVSLAKELLGKLIKVKYGESILSGYIVETEAYLGKEDMACHGYNGNRTPKVEALYQEKGTVYIYTMHTHKMLNIVSMEEGNPHAVLIRGIEPAKGMEIMEKNRGKEGILVGNGPGKLTKAMGINDKFNMTKIEKINDKMGEICKNILYIDFEGSRVPKKIASSARIGIPDKGIWTGKKLRFYVSGNKYVSGMKKGDFNENCWTK
- a CDS encoding YfcE family phosphodiesterase, which encodes MKVLICSDSHTRLDYFQKVMNLEEPEIVIFAGDHSTDAIDMALVYSEIPFKIVKGNTDYYDHDTKDTEIFELNGKKIFLTHGHLYGVKSTMKEIEARAEEVEADICIFGHTHREYMNEKNDIIYLNPGALQDKKYVIYNGKKFEQKILK